From one Anabas testudineus chromosome 21, fAnaTes1.2, whole genome shotgun sequence genomic stretch:
- the LOC113173251 gene encoding integrin alpha-V-like — protein MAATPTALRLLALLSALLPRCESFNLDVDKPSVFSGPDGSYFGFSVDFFKTLDNQRSDVLIGAPRANSSSPAVWWREGRCTAAPDELFVLPAAAV, from the exons ATGGCAGCGACACCGACCGCTCTCCGCCTGCTCgccctgctctctgctctcctccccCGCTGCGAGTCCTTCAACCTGGACGTGGACAAACCCTCCGTGTTCTCCGGACCGGACGGAAGCTACTTCGGCTTCTCGGTGGACTTCTTCAAGACCCTGGACAACCAGAG GTCAGATGTTCTGATTGGAGCTCCTCGGGCCAACTCCTCGTCCCCAGCAGTGTGGTGGAGAGAGGGGCGGTGTACAGCTGCCCCGGACGAGCTCTTCGTCCtgccagcagctgcagtttga